The Melospiza georgiana isolate bMelGeo1 chromosome Z, bMelGeo1.pri, whole genome shotgun sequence genome contains a region encoding:
- the LOC131095728 gene encoding LOW QUALITY PROTEIN: neuroendocrine convertase 1-like (The sequence of the model RefSeq protein was modified relative to this genomic sequence to represent the inferred CDS: deleted 1 base in 1 codon) has translation MEGYATLGRTSEYDPLAGNPGWKKNGAGLMVNSRFGFGLLSANALVDLADPKRWKSVPEKRECIVKDKSFEPRLLRANEEVIIEIPTKACEGQENSIASLEHVQLEATIEYSRRGDLHVSLISPSGTSTVLLAERERDKSPNGFKNWDFMSVHTWGENPAGTWILRITDMSRRIQNEGRIVNWKLILHGTATQPEHMKQPRVYTSYNAVQNDRRGVEKMTDLVEDHTTLESLSEKPKATEDSSSDKAEDKTPSEAMLHLLQGAFSRQMDQKQLPKKTASEKLNIPYEHFYQALRKLNKPSQLRGSEESLYSDYVDLFYNAKPYKHRDDRLLQALVVIINEGN, from the exons ATGGAGGGATATGCAACCCTTGGTCGGACCTCAGAATATGACCCACTGGCTGGAAATCCAGGATGGAAAAAGAATGGAGCAGGACTGATGGTCAACAGCCGATTCGGGTTTGGGCTACTCAGTGCCAATGCCTTGGTGGATTTAGCTGATCCCAAGAGATGGAAAAGTGTACCAGAAAAGAGAGAGTGCATTGTCAAAGACAAGAGCTTTGAACCCAG ATTATTAAGAGCAAATGAAGAAGTCATTATTGAAATTCCCACAAAAGCCTGCGAGGGCCAAGAGAACTCCATTGCATCTCTGGAGCACGTGCAGCTCGAGGCAACAATTGAGTATTCCCGTAGAGGTGATCTGCATGTCTCTCTGATTTCTCCATCAG GGACCAGCACTGTCTTACTGGCTGAGAGAGAGAGGGACAAATCTCCCAATGGATTCAAGAACTGGGACTTCATGTCTGTCCACACGTGGGGGGAAAATCCAGCAGGCACCTGGATTTTAAGAATTACTGATATG TCCAGGCGAATACAAAATGAGGGGAGGATTGTAAACTGGAAATTGATTTTGCATGGCACTGCTACCCAGCCCGAGCACATGAAGCAGCCACGTGTGTATACATCCTACAATGCTGTGCAGAATGACAGAAGAGGAGTGGAGAAGATGACGGATCTTGTGGAG GACCATACCACACTGGAGAGCCTGAGTGAAAAACCCAAGGCCACAGaagacagcagcagtgacaaaGCAGAAGATAAAACCCCTTCAGAAGCCATGCTGCATTTACTGCAAGGTGCTTTTAGCAGGCAGATGGATCAGAAGCAGCTGCCAAAGAAGACTGCAAGCGAGAAGTTAAACATTCCATACGAACACTTCTATCAAGCCCTCAGAAAATTGAACAAGCCCTCCCAGTTAAGAGGCTCAGAAGAAAGTCTGTACAGTGACTACGTTGATCTT TTTTACAATGCCAAACCTTACAAGCATAGAGATGATAGACTGCTGCAAGCGTTGGTTGTTATCATAAATGAGGGAAATTAA